The uncultured Fibrobacter sp. genome contains the following window.
TTAAGATGTGTGAAATATAGTTTTTTTACTCTTCTGCTTCGATTTTCTTCATCAAATCATCGGCGAGTTTGCCGTCACTTTTGATGTTGTCGAGAAGCCACTGGGCCGATTCCCTGAGTTCACTTTTCGGATACTTCTTCAGGAACTCTTCAAGAACCTGACGAGCATCGTCGTTGCGTTTCATATTTTCATTCAAGATGAACGCACGGCTGAACATCGCCTTTTCGGCATTCGGGTTTTCCGGCCACATCATGTAATAGGCATAGTACTCCAGTTCTGCAGCCCAGAACTCATTATTCTCGCTAAGAATCTGGGAACTTTCATAGGAATACTTTTCGAACAGGGAATCGTTTTCCGCATACGCAAGGAGAATGGTACGCAGGGTTTCGACAGATTCCTTCCACAAGCCATCGCGCATGAGCGAGTCCGCACGCGCCTTCAGAGTCGAAGCACTCATATCCACCTTATATTCGGGAGTGCTCGTATCATAAAGATGTACCGTAGCCTTGCTATAAGCTTCAGAAGAAAGCCTTTTGCTAAAGACCTTTTGATACTCGCTGTGGAGCCTCCGATAATTTTCGAACATCGTTTGTTCTAAAGTGACGCCTGCACCCGAGAAAGTACGTTCCAGATAATACAAACGCTTATAGAGGTTCTGCGGAATCGCAAGAATCTTGTTCAAGATTTCCTTAGAGTCCTCGTAAGAGAGCCCCGGTTTTTCGGGATTGCCAATTTTTTCATACAAAGCCTTCGTCTGTTCTTCGGGAACATTCTTTCCGTCCTTCAACCTTTCGAAATAATGGTCGCAAATGAAGTTCCAGCGCATATAACGGACCATTGCCCGGTATTCCCAGCTACGATTCAGGCGGGCCTTTTCAGCTGCAAAGGAAAACGCGTAGAAATCCGCAAGCATTTCGACCAGGCGAGAATGCGTTTCGCCATTCAGATTGCGCTTATAGATCATTTCGTTCTGAGCCAGAAGGTCACGTTCGGTAAGCAGCGGCTTTCCGTCTTGAGAAATCAAGACGAACGAAGAATCCACCTCGAAAAAGCGGCCCATCTTTGCGCCCAAGGAAATTTCCTTTTCAACACGATCAAAAGGCTTCAACTGGGACGGAACCTGCTTTACAAGGAAGAACCTATGGAACTGGCCGTTATTTGCGCGTATGGTAGAGGAAACATACCCTTCGGACTTACCGTCCAGTTCGGCAAGAGCATCGACCATTCCAATGCCATAAGGCAAGGCAA
Protein-coding sequences here:
- a CDS encoding tetratricopeptide repeat protein; translation: MKAKLLALASLASLLFLSGCNGIGDKDTLLARIDDEKVYQEDYDLLLKNPRLPDTVKNKLLYENFYSKAALTSRALSEFPELEKEWKTWFKNIEPRVLTTVYQRFYVLECLMYTESELRQFYDANRSLFPVDSFGDFRKARKTVAKLYDISKRKADYMAFVGKNATPENVQDTLLWQNKYFENRQQELQTTLMQNMRKDQRVEVNPLPEISTKGFYEHHKDMFMTVPGYEVYHIQDSDSLKLANLFAETPSLEQFKLSAVSSSKNELTAKDSGYVGRVKKGFALPYGIGMVDALAELDGKSEGYVSSTIRANNGQFHRFFLVKQVPSQLKPFDRVEKEISLGAKMGRFFEVDSSFVLISQDGKPLLTERDLLAQNEMIYKRNLNGETHSRLVEMLADFYAFSFAAEKARLNRSWEYRAMVRYMRWNFICDHYFERLKDGKNVPEEQTKALYEKIGNPEKPGLSYEDSKEILNKILAIPQNLYKRLYYLERTFSGAGVTLEQTMFENYRRLHSEYQKVFSKRLSSEAYSKATVHLYDTSTPEYKVDMSASTLKARADSLMRDGLWKESVETLRTILLAYAENDSLFEKYSYESSQILSENNEFWAAELEYYAYYMMWPENPNAEKAMFSRAFILNENMKRNDDARQVLEEFLKKYPKSELRESAQWLLDNIKSDGKLADDLMKKIEAEE